A region from the Sandaracinus amylolyticus genome encodes:
- a CDS encoding SDR family NAD(P)-dependent oxidoreductase has product MTKRPVCVVIGVGPGIGASLARRFAREGYAVALLARSLEHTRALEGELPESRAFACDASDGASIASAFARIRSELGEPEVLLYNAGSGVFGTFEDVSAEQLEQAWKVNTLGLFHASREVIGAMKARGRGTVLVTGATASLRGGARFAAFAQAKAAQRSLAQSMARTLWPSGVHVAVVIVDGMVDLPRTRAMRGDLPQEAFLAPDDVAEAMWTLHRQPRSAWTFELDVRPHVETW; this is encoded by the coding sequence ATGACCAAGAGACCGGTGTGCGTGGTGATCGGCGTGGGACCGGGGATCGGCGCGTCGCTCGCGCGGCGCTTCGCGCGCGAGGGATACGCGGTGGCGCTGCTGGCGCGCAGCCTCGAGCACACGCGAGCGCTCGAGGGCGAGCTGCCGGAGTCGCGCGCGTTCGCGTGCGACGCGTCGGACGGAGCGAGCATCGCGAGCGCGTTCGCGCGCATCCGCAGCGAGCTGGGCGAGCCCGAGGTGCTCCTCTACAACGCGGGGTCGGGCGTGTTCGGCACTTTCGAGGACGTGAGCGCGGAGCAGCTCGAGCAAGCGTGGAAGGTGAACACGCTCGGGCTCTTCCACGCGTCGCGCGAAGTGATCGGCGCGATGAAGGCGCGCGGCCGCGGCACGGTCCTCGTCACGGGCGCGACCGCATCGCTCCGCGGTGGCGCGCGCTTCGCGGCGTTCGCCCAGGCGAAGGCAGCGCAGCGCAGCCTCGCGCAGTCGATGGCGCGGACGCTCTGGCCGAGCGGCGTGCACGTCGCGGTCGTGATCGTCGACGGCATGGTCGATCTGCCGCGCACGCGCGCGATGCGGGGCGACCTGCCGCAGGAGGCGTTCCTCGCGCCCGACGACGTCGCGGAGGCGATGTGGACGCTGCATCGCCAGCCGCGCTCGGCGTGGACGTTCGAGCTCGACGTGAGGCCGCACGTCGAGACGTGGTGA